A DNA window from Chryseobacterium sp. MEBOG06 contains the following coding sequences:
- a CDS encoding cytidine deaminase, whose protein sequence is MKKDIQISYEYFKNSGELNDIEKKLFERAKEARANAYAPYSQFFVGCSVLLENGEIYSGNNQENAAFPSGLCAERTALFWIAANFPDVKVKKIFVVGGPKEFHEKNPPIPPCGACRQSLIEYETKQDENIDLYFSSMNEEVVKVHAVKDLLPFYFDSTFL, encoded by the coding sequence ATGAAAAAAGACATACAGATCAGTTACGAATATTTTAAGAATAGCGGTGAACTGAATGATATAGAAAAAAAACTATTTGAAAGAGCCAAGGAAGCGCGTGCAAATGCCTATGCTCCCTACTCTCAGTTTTTTGTAGGATGCTCCGTACTATTGGAAAATGGAGAAATCTATTCCGGAAACAACCAGGAGAATGCCGCTTTTCCCTCGGGGCTTTGTGCTGAAAGAACTGCCTTGTTTTGGATAGCAGCCAACTTTCCTGATGTGAAAGTAAAGAAGATCTTCGTAGTGGGTGGTCCGAAAGAGTTCCATGAGAAGAATCCACCGATTCCTCCCTGTGGAGCCTGCCGGCAGAGCTTAATAGAATATGAAACAAAGCAGGATGAGAACATTGATCTTTATTTTTCAAGCATGAATGAAGAAGTTGTAAAAGTGCACGCGGTGAAAGATCTGCTGCCTTTTTACTTTGATTCAACGTTTCTGTAA
- a CDS encoding barstar family protein: MKTVYIDFTDIGDYEDFYTQLKEKIQLPDYFGDNLDALSDTITGELEMPLHLEFVNMTVDQLEIFEDLLTTLEDAEEEVEDFSFTYYLEQYEDEDEDEDDVESVD, from the coding sequence ATGAAGACAGTATATATAGATTTTACAGACATAGGTGATTATGAAGATTTTTACACCCAATTAAAGGAAAAAATTCAGCTTCCTGACTATTTTGGAGATAATCTTGATGCGCTTTCGGATACCATTACCGGAGAACTCGAAATGCCTCTCCACCTTGAATTCGTAAACATGACTGTAGATCAGCTGGAGATTTTTGAAGATCTGCTGACTACACTGGAAGACGCTGAAGAAGAAGTAGAAGACTTTAGTTTTACTTACTACCTTGAGCAATATGAAGACGAAGACGAGGATGAAGATGATGTAGAATCAGTAGATTAG
- a CDS encoding matrixin family metalloprotease, whose amino-acid sequence MLVLFLVFSCSEKKNTVKKHEKKPAVTILIQPFKDLKPEKVIKIANGIKKVYPNVKVLEVIDFPENTYYKERNRYRADSIIKFLSHKTKEGFVTIGLTSKDISAARGKIKDFGIMGLGYTPGKACVASNFRLSKENSDEQFYKVAIHELGHTQGLRHCPEKTCFMRNAEGKNPTNVETDFCKKCKTFLINKNWKFSSI is encoded by the coding sequence GTGTTGGTATTATTTCTGGTCTTCTCTTGCTCAGAAAAGAAAAATACTGTAAAAAAACATGAAAAAAAGCCGGCTGTAACTATCCTTATACAACCATTTAAAGACCTAAAACCTGAGAAGGTGATAAAGATAGCGAACGGAATAAAAAAAGTATATCCTAATGTAAAGGTTCTTGAAGTGATAGATTTTCCGGAAAATACTTATTATAAAGAAAGAAACCGTTATCGGGCAGATTCAATTATTAAGTTTTTAAGCCATAAAACTAAAGAAGGTTTTGTAACAATTGGCTTAACTTCTAAAGATATAAGTGCAGCCAGAGGTAAAATAAAAGACTTTGGAATTATGGGACTGGGATATACACCTGGAAAAGCCTGTGTGGCTTCAAACTTTAGACTGAGCAAAGAAAATTCAGATGAACAGTTCTATAAAGTAGCCATTCATGAGCTGGGACATACACAAGGGTTGAGGCATTGCCCTGAAAAAACGTGTTTTATGAGAAATGCAGAAGGTAAAAATCCAACTAATGTGGAAACGGACTTCTGCAAAAAATGCAAAACTTTTTTAATCAATAAAAATTGGAAATTTAGTTCAATATGA
- a CDS encoding ribonuclease domain-containing protein yields MNGKIRSVFFICLGLLFGMSVMYIYKNFITDKKDQSNSAKSEVVNYSSTSTAEQYDTGNSAPQNSIEKLTEEKTVISYIKQNHRLPDYYITKNEARRQGWNPSKGNLCDAIPGKAIGGDKFGNREGRLPDGGKYFEADVNYHCGGRNADRIIYTSDGDVYLTKNHYKSFEKQ; encoded by the coding sequence ATGAACGGTAAAATAAGATCTGTATTTTTTATATGTCTGGGGCTTCTTTTCGGGATGTCTGTGATGTATATCTATAAAAACTTTATTACAGACAAAAAAGATCAGTCAAACTCTGCAAAGTCAGAAGTTGTAAATTATAGCAGTACCTCAACAGCAGAGCAGTATGATACCGGAAACTCAGCTCCACAGAATTCTATTGAAAAACTGACAGAAGAAAAAACGGTGATCAGTTATATAAAACAGAATCACAGGTTGCCGGATTATTATATTACAAAAAATGAAGCCAGACGTCAGGGATGGAATCCTTCAAAAGGAAATCTTTGCGATGCCATTCCCGGAAAAGCTATTGGTGGAGATAAATTTGGCAACAGGGAAGGAAGACTGCCGGATGGCGGGAAATATTTTGAAGCAGATGTCAATTATCACTGCGGAGGAAGAAATGCAGACCGAATCATCTATACCAGCGATGGAGACGTGTACCTTACCAAAAACCATTATAAGAGTTTTGAAAAACAGTAA
- the nadE gene encoding NAD(+) synthase encodes MQTQKVIDHIVSWLKDYATKARVNGYVLGVSGGVDSGVVSTLAAMTGLKTLLIEMPIRQKADQVDRAKEHMDDLKSRFPNVEVMSVDLTPAFEELYKTFDVKDDLYPNEKLAFANTRSRLRMLTLYYYGQLNGLLVCGTGNKVEDFGIGFYTKYGDGGVDVSPIADLYKTEVYALAKSLNLIKSIQEAIPTDGLWDVDRTDEQQIGATYPELEKIQKEYGTKTAEDYEGRDKEVFLIFDRMHKAAKHKMDPIPICDIPEEWRSE; translated from the coding sequence ATGCAGACACAAAAAGTGATAGATCATATTGTAAGCTGGTTAAAAGATTATGCTACAAAAGCCAGAGTGAACGGATATGTATTAGGGGTTTCTGGTGGGGTAGATTCCGGTGTGGTTTCTACTTTAGCAGCAATGACCGGGCTGAAAACTTTACTGATCGAAATGCCAATCCGTCAAAAAGCCGATCAGGTAGACCGCGCAAAGGAACATATGGATGATTTGAAATCAAGATTCCCGAATGTAGAAGTAATGTCTGTTGATCTTACTCCCGCTTTTGAAGAACTTTACAAAACGTTTGATGTAAAGGATGATCTGTATCCTAATGAAAAACTGGCTTTTGCCAATACCAGATCACGTCTGAGAATGCTTACCCTTTATTATTATGGACAGCTAAATGGACTTTTGGTATGTGGAACAGGAAATAAAGTGGAAGATTTCGGTATTGGATTTTATACCAAATACGGTGATGGCGGAGTAGATGTTTCTCCAATTGCTGATCTTTACAAAACAGAAGTTTATGCCCTGGCAAAAAGTTTGAACCTTATAAAAAGTATTCAGGAAGCAATCCCTACGGACGGACTTTGGGATGTGGACCGAACAGATGAACAACAGATTGGTGCTACCTATCCGGAACTGGAAAAAATTCAGAAAGAATATGGAACCAAAACTGCTGAAGATTACGAAGGAAGAGATAAAGAAGTTTTCCTGATCTTTGACAGAATGCATAAGGCTGCAAAACATAAAATGGACCCTATTCCTATCTGTGATATTCCTGAAGAATGGAGAAGTGAATAA
- a CDS encoding GNAT family N-acetyltransferase, which translates to MITIRQEEEKDHKEVFELTEGAFREMEHSDHQEQFLVEKLRKSDAFIPELSLVAEDENGSIAGHILFTKIKIVNDKESFESLALAPVSVKPEFQNQGIGGLPIREGHRIARAL; encoded by the coding sequence ATGATAACAATAAGACAGGAAGAAGAAAAAGACCACAAAGAGGTCTTTGAATTGACAGAAGGGGCATTCAGAGAGATGGAACATAGTGATCATCAGGAACAGTTTCTTGTTGAAAAGCTAAGAAAATCTGATGCTTTTATTCCGGAGCTCTCTTTGGTTGCTGAAGATGAAAACGGCAGCATTGCAGGGCATATCCTGTTTACAAAAATAAAAATTGTAAATGATAAGGAATCCTTTGAATCTCTGGCATTAGCTCCTGTTTCGGTAAAACCTGAATTTCAGAATCAGGGAATTGGTGGACTGCCTATTCGTGAAGGTCATCGTATTGCTAGGGCATTATGA
- a CDS encoding GNAT family N-acetyltransferase encodes MKIETKRLILRKLEDADFERMFMMDSDPEVMKYIGVPPLTDSNESKKVIRMIQKQYEENGVGRLAVVEKETAVVVGWSGLKLLTKEVNGYQNVLELAYRFLPEAWGKGYAVESGIASLDYGFKELGADAIYAYAHSEHDASNHILRKLGFEKTSEFKEPDGICFWYELKREKYAK; translated from the coding sequence ATGAAAATAGAAACTAAAAGACTTATTTTGAGAAAGCTGGAAGATGCTGATTTTGAGCGTATGTTTATGATGGATTCTGATCCTGAAGTGATGAAATATATTGGAGTTCCTCCATTGACGGATAGTAATGAGTCAAAAAAAGTCATCAGGATGATTCAGAAGCAGTACGAAGAAAATGGAGTAGGAAGACTGGCTGTTGTAGAAAAAGAGACAGCAGTGGTAGTGGGATGGAGCGGATTAAAATTATTAACTAAAGAAGTTAATGGCTATCAAAATGTTTTGGAACTGGCATACCGCTTCTTACCTGAAGCCTGGGGCAAAGGATATGCCGTAGAATCAGGAATTGCCTCCCTTGATTATGGTTTTAAAGAATTGGGTGCAGATGCCATTTATGCTTATGCACATTCTGAACATGATGCTTCCAATCATATTTTAAGAAAGTTAGGATTTGAAAAAACAAGCGAATTTAAAGAACCGGATGGAATCTGCTTCTGGTATGAACTGAAGCGTGAAAAATATGCAAAGTAA
- a CDS encoding leucine-rich repeat domain-containing protein, with the protein MMKIKIFTALSFILGLPFFHGQKLEFKDKNFEKAVLENFDENKNGTLEILEAERVFNLFLVQKGIRSIDDLHFFKNIKMVIIDDNAIPEITLNNFDKLELFSCTGCTISSFKAENLKSLTSLYLDNNLLEGISLKGTPKIEQLTLSLNQLKTIDVTSLKNLRKLNVEHNKLQKIDVSGSQSLQTLNVTGNKMKETDVKKGTKTDITIFVTRQ; encoded by the coding sequence ATGATGAAAATTAAAATATTTACAGCCCTCAGCTTTATTTTGGGACTTCCTTTTTTCCATGGACAAAAACTTGAATTTAAAGACAAAAATTTTGAAAAAGCAGTACTGGAAAACTTTGACGAAAACAAGAATGGAACACTCGAAATACTGGAAGCAGAGAGGGTTTTCAACTTGTTCTTGGTTCAGAAAGGGATTAGATCCATTGATGATCTGCATTTTTTTAAGAATATAAAAATGGTCATTATAGATGATAATGCTATTCCTGAAATTACACTGAATAATTTTGACAAGCTGGAATTATTTTCCTGTACAGGATGCACAATATCTTCATTCAAAGCCGAAAATCTGAAAAGCCTTACCTCATTATATCTTGATAATAACCTTTTGGAGGGGATTTCACTGAAAGGGACACCAAAAATTGAGCAATTAACATTATCTTTAAATCAATTAAAAACAATTGATGTTACTTCACTTAAAAATTTAAGAAAGCTGAACGTAGAACATAACAAGCTTCAGAAAATAGATGTTTCTGGCAGTCAAAGCTTGCAAACTTTGAATGTAACCGGAAATAAAATGAAGGAAACGGATGTAAAAAAAGGTACAAAAACCGATATTACTATTTTTGTTACCAGACAATAA
- a CDS encoding gliding motility protein GldB — protein MKIFRYIALSSILAAGLNSCKKESQNQWKVEVKDTAGKIEMTDISKEFYNTGVPLDQFKAKFPWFQGSVSDADFGKRRTDAEEVKIYKEAIGKIDQAKLQKELQNLFSHIKYYFPQFKSPKVYLFSSALQMVQDPIFYDQKGNLLFIDITGFMGDGNTHYKGLEQYFQKSMNPQNIVPKVSQLFAENIVTESSDHQKFIDQIILNGKVMILQDAFLPDVPDYLKMNYTKKQYEWATSNEANIWNYFVESNLIFGDDPRLGERFISPGPFSKFYTEIDNESSPQIGIFTGWQVCKSYLKEKPETKLTDFLKMDATTIFNQSGYKPKLK, from the coding sequence ATGAAGATTTTTAGATATATAGCGCTTTCTTCTATTTTAGCTGCCGGACTTAATTCCTGCAAAAAAGAGTCTCAAAACCAATGGAAAGTAGAGGTAAAAGATACTGCCGGAAAGATTGAGATGACAGATATTTCCAAAGAATTCTACAATACCGGTGTTCCGTTGGATCAGTTTAAGGCAAAGTTCCCGTGGTTTCAGGGAAGTGTTTCTGATGCCGATTTTGGAAAGAGAAGAACAGATGCCGAAGAGGTAAAAATCTACAAGGAAGCTATTGGGAAAATAGATCAGGCAAAACTTCAGAAGGAGCTTCAAAATTTATTTTCGCATATTAAGTATTATTTCCCACAATTCAAAAGCCCTAAAGTATACCTGTTTTCATCTGCATTGCAAATGGTTCAGGATCCTATCTTTTATGATCAGAAAGGAAATCTTCTGTTCATTGATATTACCGGCTTTATGGGAGATGGAAATACGCACTATAAAGGACTTGAGCAGTATTTTCAAAAATCCATGAACCCTCAGAACATTGTTCCAAAGGTATCACAACTTTTCGCTGAAAATATTGTTACAGAATCTTCAGATCATCAGAAATTTATTGACCAGATCATTCTGAATGGAAAAGTAATGATTCTTCAGGATGCTTTTCTTCCGGATGTCCCGGATTACCTGAAAATGAACTATACCAAGAAGCAGTATGAATGGGCAACCAGTAATGAAGCCAATATCTGGAACTATTTTGTGGAAAGCAATCTTATTTTCGGAGATGATCCGAGATTGGGTGAACGTTTTATCTCACCGGGTCCGTTCTCAAAATTTTATACTGAGATTGATAATGAATCTTCGCCACAAATCGGAATTTTTACAGGATGGCAGGTCTGTAAGTCCTATCTTAAGGAAAAACCTGAAACAAAACTTACTGATTTCCTGAAAATGGATGCTACAACCATTTTTAATCAGTCCGGTTATAAGCCGAAACTTAAATAA
- the gldC gene encoding gliding motility protein GldC → MRKTQITIDVELDENHIPESITWNAQDGGIEKEETKATMISVWDEKTMEALRIDLWTKEMPVDQMKMFIHQILVSLGNTYQRATGEEDVAQWLEEIAEEFAVKSAIK, encoded by the coding sequence ATGAGAAAGACTCAGATTACGATAGATGTAGAGCTTGATGAAAACCATATCCCGGAAAGCATCACATGGAATGCTCAGGATGGAGGTATTGAAAAGGAGGAAACTAAAGCAACAATGATCTCAGTATGGGACGAAAAAACAATGGAAGCTTTAAGAATTGACCTTTGGACGAAAGAAATGCCTGTAGATCAAATGAAGATGTTTATCCACCAGATTTTAGTTTCTTTAGGAAATACTTACCAGAGAGCTACCGGAGAGGAGGATGTAGCACAGTGGCTGGAAGAAATTGCTGAGGAGTTTGCTGTAAAGTCTGCCATTAAGTAA
- a CDS encoding cystathionine gamma-synthase, with product MFNAQSLKQKIMNFNTKVIHGGQHHESATGSVNVPVFLTSTFAQKSPGVHSGYEYSRAANPTRQALEDSLASIENGARGLAFGSGLAAIDCVLKLLNPGDEVVAVDDLYGGTYRMFTRLFEKYQLKFTFVNFDDVSKIADVITDKTKLIWVETPTNPLMKLVDIKAVVEIAKGKDILVAVDNTFATPYIQRPIDLGADIVMHSATKYLGGHSDVIAGALIAKDAELGEKLHFIQFASGGILGPHDSYLVLRGIKTLALRMQRHSDNGLAVAKYLETHPAVDKVIYPGLESHPQYELAKSQMRESGGMVSFTFKSGKKEDAIKFLEKVRVFTLAESLGGVESLANHPALMTHASIPAEKRAELGITDDLVRLSVGIEDAEDLIADLEKAFS from the coding sequence TTGTTTAATGCTCAAAGCCTAAAGCAAAAAATTATGAATTTTAATACAAAAGTAATTCACGGAGGGCAGCATCATGAGTCTGCAACAGGTTCTGTAAATGTTCCTGTATTTTTAACTTCTACGTTTGCACAGAAAAGCCCGGGAGTACATTCCGGATATGAATATTCAAGAGCAGCCAACCCTACAAGACAGGCATTGGAAGATTCTTTAGCAAGTATTGAAAATGGAGCTAGAGGATTGGCTTTCGGTTCAGGTCTTGCAGCAATCGACTGTGTTTTGAAATTGTTAAACCCAGGTGATGAAGTAGTTGCAGTGGATGATCTTTATGGAGGCACCTATAGAATGTTTACCAGACTTTTTGAAAAATATCAGTTAAAGTTTACTTTCGTAAATTTTGATGATGTTTCTAAAATTGCAGATGTTATCACTGATAAAACAAAGCTTATCTGGGTAGAAACTCCTACCAATCCGTTGATGAAGCTGGTAGACATCAAAGCAGTTGTAGAAATTGCTAAAGGAAAAGATATTTTAGTAGCGGTAGATAACACTTTTGCTACTCCTTATATTCAAAGACCCATTGATTTGGGTGCTGATATTGTAATGCACTCTGCTACCAAATATCTTGGTGGGCACTCTGATGTTATTGCAGGAGCACTTATTGCTAAAGATGCTGAATTGGGAGAAAAACTTCACTTCATTCAGTTTGCCAGTGGTGGTATTTTAGGACCACACGATTCTTATCTTGTATTAAGAGGGATCAAAACACTAGCCTTAAGAATGCAGAGACATTCTGACAATGGTCTTGCGGTAGCAAAATATCTTGAGACTCACCCTGCTGTAGATAAGGTAATCTATCCAGGACTGGAATCTCATCCTCAATATGAGCTGGCAAAATCTCAGATGAGGGAGTCAGGAGGAATGGTTTCATTCACTTTCAAATCCGGAAAGAAAGAAGATGCAATCAAATTCCTAGAGAAGGTAAGGGTATTCACACTTGCTGAATCTTTAGGAGGGGTTGAATCTTTAGCTAATCACCCTGCATTAATGACTCACGCGTCTATTCCCGCTGAAAAACGTGCTGAACTGGGAATCACGGATGACCTGGTTCGTTTAAGCGTAGGTATTGAAGATGCTGAGGATCTTATAGCAGATCTGGAAAAAGCTTTTTCTTAA
- a CDS encoding GNAT family N-acetyltransferase: MKNTRKAVISDLPQLAELFDQYRVFYHKESDISAAKNFLRERLDNKDSEIFVSEENRILTGFVQLYPIFSSTRMQRYWLLNDLYVNPNHRGKGYSKKLVEESKELCRFSKACGILLETGKGNDIGNQLYPSCGFKLYDSVNFYEWNNS, from the coding sequence ATGAAAAACACAAGAAAAGCAGTTATCTCAGATTTACCTCAACTGGCAGAACTATTTGATCAATACAGAGTCTTTTATCATAAAGAATCTGATATTTCTGCAGCTAAAAATTTTCTAAGAGAAAGACTTGACAATAAAGACTCTGAAATTTTTGTATCAGAAGAAAACAGAATACTGACAGGTTTTGTACAATTATACCCCATATTCTCATCTACAAGAATGCAGCGCTACTGGCTGCTGAATGATCTATACGTTAATCCTAATCACAGAGGAAAAGGTTACTCAAAAAAACTTGTCGAGGAGTCTAAAGAATTATGCAGATTTTCAAAAGCCTGTGGAATTTTACTGGAAACAGGGAAAGGTAACGACATTGGAAATCAGTTATACCCATCCTGCGGATTTAAACTTTACGACTCTGTCAATTTCTACGAGTGGAACAATTCATAA
- a CDS encoding DinB family protein, which produces MTDFQKYIQRYLDLIPSDNLLGELKKSADKTIGIFSNLTEEQSTFAYAKGKWTLKGVLLHLSDTERVFQYRILAFARGDQNNLPGFDENEYAEKSFADKRSLESLLEEYKLVRRSSQILLETLQPSALHNTGMANGHEISVETIGKLIVGHNYHHLNIIEERYLLKLGWM; this is translated from the coding sequence ATGACAGATTTTCAAAAATATATTCAGAGATATTTAGACCTTATTCCTTCTGATAACTTGTTAGGAGAGTTAAAAAAATCAGCAGATAAAACCATAGGAATTTTTTCTAATCTTACAGAAGAACAATCTACATTTGCCTATGCGAAAGGAAAATGGACATTGAAAGGAGTACTGCTGCATCTATCAGATACGGAAAGAGTATTTCAGTATAGAATATTAGCTTTTGCCAGAGGAGATCAAAATAATCTTCCCGGTTTTGATGAAAATGAATATGCTGAAAAATCTTTTGCGGATAAAAGATCTTTAGAATCACTATTGGAAGAATACAAACTTGTAAGAAGATCGTCTCAAATCCTGCTGGAAACTCTTCAACCTTCTGCCTTACATAATACAGGTATGGCCAATGGCCACGAAATATCGGTAGAAACCATAGGAAAACTCATTGTAGGTCATAATTATCATCATCTTAATATCATTGAGGAAAGGTATTTATTGAAATTAGGATGGATGTAA
- a CDS encoding L-threonylcarbamoyladenylate synthase produces the protein MENIIEILKSGGTILYPTDTIWGIGCDATNIEAVNKIFDIKKREKNKSMIILVESEKRLQDLVDVPEMAWEIIDLSEKPVTIVYENPRGLPKELLAEDGSIGIRLVKNDFCKKLISKLNKPLVSTSANFSGEKSPLKFSDISEEMISLVDYAVEEDREKVSEYSGSSVIKIWSDNRIKVLRE, from the coding sequence ATGGAAAACATTATCGAAATATTAAAGTCTGGCGGAACTATTCTTTACCCTACAGATACCATCTGGGGAATTGGCTGTGATGCTACTAATATAGAGGCGGTCAATAAAATTTTTGACATTAAGAAACGTGAAAAAAATAAATCTATGATCATCCTTGTAGAGTCAGAAAAAAGACTCCAGGATCTTGTGGATGTTCCGGAAATGGCTTGGGAAATCATTGATCTTAGTGAAAAACCTGTGACTATAGTTTATGAAAACCCTAGAGGCTTACCTAAAGAGCTTCTTGCGGAAGACGGGAGTATCGGTATTCGCCTTGTAAAGAATGATTTTTGCAAGAAACTGATTTCAAAACTGAATAAGCCATTGGTTTCTACTTCTGCCAACTTCAGTGGTGAGAAAAGCCCTTTGAAATTTTCTGATATTTCTGAAGAGATGATCAGTCTTGTGGATTATGCCGTGGAAGAAGATAGAGAAAAAGTATCTGAATATTCAGGTTCTTCGGTGATCAAAATATGGAGTGACAACAGGATAAAAGTTCTTAGAGAGTAA
- a CDS encoding nuclear transport factor 2 family protein — protein MNHQEFAKLWVDAWNSHDLEDILSHYSEDIEITTPMIVLATGGKESSLKGKKAVREYWRTALEKFPDLHFDLIRSTAGVDSVALFYK, from the coding sequence ATGAATCATCAAGAATTTGCTAAGCTATGGGTAGATGCCTGGAACTCTCATGATTTAGAGGATATCCTATCCCATTATTCTGAAGATATTGAGATTACAACTCCAATGATAGTCCTGGCTACCGGAGGTAAAGAAAGCTCTTTAAAAGGCAAAAAAGCAGTTCGTGAATACTGGAGAACGGCATTGGAAAAATTCCCGGATCTCCATTTCGATTTGATCCGTTCAACAGCGGGAGTAGATTCTGTAGCATTATTTTATAAGTAG
- a CDS encoding CCA tRNA nucleotidyltransferase, giving the protein MKINLNQNKNLKLFKIISEAAERNNQSVYIVGGYVRDLLMKRKASTDIDFVTEQSGIELAQNVAQDIDPKLKVSVFKTYGTAMIKYKELELEFVGARKESYTEDSRKPEVEGGSLEDDQKRRDFTINAMAISLNKDNFGELIDPFNGIDDLEKGILRTPLEPAQTYSDDPLRMMRAVRFASTLNFTVEENSLRAIQQEAERIKIVSMERIMVEFNKIMLSEKPSVGLSLMEQTGLLKLIIPELIELKGVEEVEGQTHKDNFYHTLEVVDNISVNTDNLWLRWSALLHDIGKAPTKKFVEGTGWTFHGHEFLGSKMVKALFQRLKLPLGSDMKYVQKMVKLSSRPIALITDDASDAALRRLLFDAGENLEDLFTLCKADITTKNSKKQDKFKRNFEYVAVKIKEVEEKDQVRNFQPPITGEEIMEMFNLKPGREIGILKEKVKEAILEGEIPNEKEEATKFVIAEAEKLGLTL; this is encoded by the coding sequence ATGAAAATTAATCTTAACCAAAATAAGAATTTAAAACTTTTTAAAATTATTTCTGAAGCGGCAGAAAGAAACAACCAGTCTGTCTATATTGTGGGTGGATATGTTCGTGACCTTCTGATGAAAAGAAAGGCTTCTACGGATATAGACTTTGTAACGGAACAAAGCGGTATTGAGCTTGCCCAGAATGTTGCTCAGGATATTGATCCAAAATTAAAGGTTTCTGTTTTTAAAACCTACGGAACTGCGATGATCAAGTACAAAGAACTTGAACTGGAGTTTGTGGGTGCAAGAAAAGAAAGCTATACAGAAGACAGCAGAAAACCTGAAGTAGAAGGTGGAAGTCTGGAGGATGACCAAAAGAGAAGAGATTTTACCATCAACGCGATGGCTATTTCTTTAAATAAGGATAATTTTGGTGAACTTATCGATCCATTCAATGGGATTGACGACCTTGAAAAGGGAATTTTACGAACGCCTTTAGAGCCAGCTCAAACCTACTCTGATGATCCGTTAAGGATGATGAGAGCAGTACGTTTTGCTTCTACTTTAAATTTTACGGTAGAAGAGAATTCTTTGCGGGCAATACAACAGGAAGCTGAGAGAATCAAGATTGTTTCTATGGAAAGAATCATGGTGGAATTCAATAAAATCATGTTATCAGAAAAGCCTTCCGTAGGATTAAGCTTAATGGAGCAAACAGGCCTGCTAAAACTTATCATTCCTGAACTTATTGAACTGAAGGGTGTGGAAGAGGTGGAAGGTCAGACTCACAAAGATAATTTTTACCATACACTTGAGGTTGTGGATAATATTTCTGTGAATACGGACAACCTTTGGCTGCGCTGGTCGGCGTTGCTTCACGATATAGGAAAAGCTCCTACGAAAAAGTTTGTGGAAGGTACAGGCTGGACTTTTCATGGGCATGAATTTTTGGGTTCGAAAATGGTTAAAGCTTTGTTTCAGAGGCTGAAACTGCCTTTGGGAAGTGATATGAAGTATGTTCAGAAAATGGTAAAGCTTTCATCACGTCCTATCGCTTTGATTACAGACGATGCTTCAGATGCTGCATTAAGAAGGCTTTTATTTGATGCCGGTGAAAATCTTGAAGATCTTTTTACTTTATGTAAGGCTGATATCACCACTAAAAATTCTAAAAAGCAGGATAAATTCAAAAGAAATTTTGAATATGTAGCGGTAAAAATAAAAGAGGTAGAAGAAAAGGATCAGGTAAGAAACTTCCAACCGCCTATTACCGGTGAGGAAATCATGGAAATGTTTAACCTTAAACCAGGCCGTGAGATTGGAATTTTAAAAGAAAAGGTAAAAGAAGCTATTCTTGAAGGCGAGATTCCCAATGAAAAGGAAGAGGCTACCAAGTTTGTAATTGCTGAGGCTGAAAAGTTGGGATTAACACTATAA